The Duganella sp. BuS-21 sequence GACGGTGCATGCCGATCGCCGCCGCCTCGTCGCTCAGGCAGATCGCCGTGCGCTGGTGCAAACACTGCACGCGGAAGCTGTCGCTATGCGCTTTCAGGCGCGCGGTCAGCGAACCGTCTTCGGTCAGCCACCGCGCATAGCCGGGCGGCGCGTTCAACGCCAGCACGTGCGGCTGCCACTGCGCCTGCCGCAGCGAGGCGCCGCGCGGCCGCGCGCTCAAGCCCGCGCCTCGACGCCGCAGAACGCCAGCACCGCATCGAGGTAGTCGGGGAATTCGGAAATCGCGTGGTCGCTGCCGTCGATCACGTGCTGGCGCGCGCCCTGGTAGTGGGCCACCATGTCGCGGTAGTCGAGCACTTCGTCGCCGGTGGCGGCGATCAGGAAGTAGCGCTCGGGACGGGTGATGCGGTCCACTGCCAGCGCGCGCAGCTCGTCTATATATTCACGCTTGAATTCGAACGGCTCGTCGGAATGGAATTGGGTGGTGACGCCGACGTGCTGGTCCAGGTCTTGCAGCGGCACGATGGCCGGGTTCAGCAGTACGGCGCGGCAGCCGATGCGTTCGGCCAGCCAGGTCGCGTAGTAGCCGCCCAGCGAAGAGCCGACGATGCTCAGCGCTTGCGCCGGCACGCCCTCTATTAAAGAGAGCGCCAGTTCCATGGCCGCCTTCGGCGAGGCCGGCAATTGCGGGCAGATCAAATGATCGGCCAGGCCCAGCGCCGCCATGCGCTCGCGGACCAGGCGCGCTTTCATGGATTTCGGCGAGGAGCGGAAACCGTGCAGGTACAAAATCATCAGGCCAGCGCTTTCAGGATCTTGTCGTGGATGCCGCCGAAGCCGCCGTTGCTCATGACGATGATCTGGTCGCCCGGCTGCGCCGCCTTGGCGATGGCGGCCACCAGCGTGTCGATATCGTCATAGGCGCTGGCGCGTTCGCCCAGCGGCGATAGCACGGCGCCCACGCTCCAGCCCAGGGTTTTCTCGACGCCGTAGCCGAACACCAGGTCGGCCTCGGCCAGGCTGCCCGGCAGCGCATCCTTCATCGCGCCCAGCTTCATGGTGTTGGAGCGCGGCTCCAGCACGGCCAGGATGCGGGGCGCCTTGGCGGGGCCGAGATTATTGAGTTTCTGCCGCAGGCCGCCGAGCGTGGTGGCGATGGCGGTTGGATGGTGGGCGAAGTCGTCGAACACGGTGATGTTGTTGACCACGCCGCGCACTTCCATGCGGCGCTTGACGTTCTCGAACGTGGCCAGCGACTTGGCGGCCTGCGCCACCGGCACGCCGACATGGCGGGCGGCGGCGATCGCGGCCAGCGCGTTGGCGCGGTTGTGCTTGCCGGTCAGCGACCATTCGACGCGGCCGGCGGTTTCGCCCTTGAAGATGACGTCGAAGCTGCCGTCGTCGTGTTCGTTCAGCGTCCAGTCCCTGCCCTCGCTGCGGCCGAAGCTTTCCTTCTCGCTCCAGCAGCCGCGCTTCAATACGCGCTGCAGCGGCTCCTCGTCGCCATTGAAGATGACGCGGCCGATGCCCGGCACGGTGCGCACCAGATGATGGAATTGGGTTTCGATGGCGCCCAGATCGGGGAAGATGTCAGCGTGATCGTATTCCAGGTTGTTCAGAATGGCGGTCTTGGCGTGGTAGTGCACGAACTTGCTGCGCTTGTCGAAGAAGGCGGTGTCGTATTCATCCGCTTCGATGACGAAGAAGATCGAGTCCTGATGGTTATCGCTGCGACCTTGCATGCGCGCCGACACCCCGAAATTCATCGGCACGCCGCCGATCAGGAAGCCGGGCGCGTAGCCGGCGTCTTCCAGGATCCAGGTCAGCATGGCCGAGGTGGTGGTCTTGCCGTGCGTGCCGGCCACGGCCAGCACCCAACGATCTTTTAAGATATGGTCGCCGATCCACTGCGGGCCCGAGACGAAGGGCAGGCCGCGATTCATGATTTCCTCGATCAGCGGATTGCCGCGCGTGACAACGTTGCCGATCACATACAGATCCGGGTTCAGCGCGGTCTGTTCCGGACCGAAGCCCTGGATCAGTTCGATGCCCTGCGCTTCGAGCTGCGTGCTCATCGGTGGATAAACATTGGCGTCGCAACCGGTGACGCGGTGGCCCGCTTCTTTCGCCAGCACGGCCAGGCCGCCCATGAAGGTGCCGCAAATACCGAGGATATGAATGTGCATAAGTTAATAAGACGACGTTGGGATACTCCGTCATTCCCGCGCACGCGGGAATCCATGGCACGCTGGCGCAACTACTCAGCATGGACTCCCGCCTGCGCGGGAGTGACGCGCTGACTGAATACGGGATTTTACCCGACCCGACGCGCTTTTCCCGGTTCAGAGTATTATCTCGTCCATGACGCCGAATGTTAACGAGGAAGTCCAGCTACTGCGTGCAGAGATCGCGGCGGCGGCCGCGCGCCTGATCACCGAAGACGGCGCCGACTACAACACGGCCAAGCGCAAGGCGGCCCGGCAAATCCTCGGCGACACCCAGCCGCCGCTCAACCTGCTGCCGGACAATGCGCAGATCGAGGCGGAAGTCCGCCTCTACCAGTCGCTGTTCCACGCCGACACCCAGCCGGCCCGATTGTTTCGCTTGCGCACGCTGGCGGTCGACATCATGGAAGGCTTGCAAGCATTTCATCCCTATTTGACCGGCGCTGTATTAAATGGCACGGCCGGCCCGCACGACGACATCCACCTGCAGCTGTTTGCCGACAGCGCCAAGGAAGTGGAAATTTTCCTGCTCAACCGTAATTTGCAAATCGACATCTCGGAAACGCCGCACTTCAAGGGTCCGCGCCACGGCATGGTCGAAACGGTCAGTTTCATGTGGCACAAGGAAGGCGTGCATGCCGCCTTGTATGAACTGGACGACCTGCGCGGCGCGGTAAAATCGCGCGGCGACGGCAAATTGGCCCGCGCCGATATCGCCGCCGTACGCGGCCTATTAGTTAACAGTACTAACAGTACCCACCCCAGCACTCAACCAACTTCACCATGAACAAAAAACATCTCGCCGCTTACGCTGTTGTCGCATTGGCATTTGGCGCTTCCGGCGCCTATGTCGGCATGCAAACCAAGGAACAGGCGCCGCCGCTGACCGCCACCCAGCCGCCCGGCGTGACCGGCCCGGTGGACGAATTGTTCAAGCAAAGCATGCCGGATGCCAAGGGCGTCGCTACTCCGCTGGCCCAATATAAAGGCAAGGCCATGCTGGTGAATTTCTGGGCGCCGTGGTGCGGTCCATGTGTCCAGGAGATGCCGGAACTGTCGGCGCTGGCGTCTGGAGAAGAGGGCAAGAAGCTGCAAGTTATCGGTATTGGTATCGATTCACCAACAAATATCGCGGAATTTAGCAACAAATACAAGATTAGCTACCCGGTGCTGGTGGCCGGCATGAGCGGCACGGAACTGTCGCGCCAGTTCGGCAATAGCGGTGGCGGCCTGCCCTACACGGTGCTGATCGGCGCCGACGGCCAAGTCAAGAAGACCTACCTCGGCCGACTGAAATTTGACGAGCTGCGCAAAGATTTGGCAAGTCTGTAAGCAGATGCGCAAGTTTTTTTCTCTTGCCAAATGTCCGTAGTTGGCGTCAAAATGCGGATCTTTCGCGGAGAAGGCTCAAGAATCATGGCAAAAAACCTCCTACTGCTCAACGGCCCCAACCTGAATTTATTGGGGACACGGGAGCCCGAGGTCTACGGCGCTAGCACTTTGGCCGACATCGAACACGCTGCCCAGGCCCAGGCCCAGGCGGCGGGTGCGAACTTGTCCTGCTTTCAGAGTAATCACGAAGGTGCGCTGATTGATCGCATCCATGCCGCCAGGTCGGAAGGCGTGGACGCTATTGTCATCAATCCGGGTGGCCTGACCCATACCAGCGTCGCCCTGCGCGACGCGCTGGCAGGGGTGGCCATACCCTTTGTGGAAGTGCACATTTCGAATATTTACCAGCGCGAGTCGTTTCGCCACCACTCATTCCTGAGCGCGATCGCAATAGGCACCATCTGCGGACTGGGTATCGAAGGATATCGGTTTGCCATCGACTTCGCCCTTAAAAAGCGATAACCTACGCGATCTGCGCGCATTTTAATTACACAAACAAGACATTCCTGGGGGTTACATGGATCTACGCAAGCTGAAGACCTTGATTGATTTGGTCGCAGAATCGGACATCGCCGAACTCGAAGTGACCGAGGGCGAAAGCAAAGTTCGCATCGTCAAATCGTCCGCACTGCCGCAAAACCAAATGGTCATGATGCAGCCGCAAATTCCTCAGTACCATGCCGCACCCGCAGGCGCGCCAGTCGCTGCCGCACCAGCCGCCGCGCCGGCAGCCGCCCCCGAGCCGACCGGCCACATCGTCAAGTCGCCGATGGTTGGCACCTTCTACCGTTCGTCGGCACCAGGCGCGGCCGCGTTTGTCGAAGTGGGCGCTGTGGTCAAGGAAGGCGATACCCTGTGCATCATCGAAGCGATGAAGCTGCTGAACGAAATCGACGCCGACAAGTCCGGCACCATCACCCAGATCCTGGTCGAGAACGGCCAACCGGTCGAATTCGGCCAACCGCTGTTTGTGATCGGCTAAGATCGGCCAGCGCCCTCCCCTTCGGCGACGGGCGCGCCATCTTGGTCCGCTTTCCTCCTCACCTGACGCAGCCACAGAAGAGTAGTCCTTCTCGGCGCCCACAGACATAGCGAACCTATCATGTTTGAAAAAATCCTTATCGCCAACCGTGGCGAAATCGCCCTCCGTATCCAGCGCGCTTGCCGCGAACTGGGCATCAAGACGGTTGTGGTTCACTCGGAAGCAGACAAAGACGCCAAGTACGTGAAGTTGGCCGACGAGTCGGTATGTATCGGCCCGGCGCCGTCGTCGCTCAGCTATCTGAACATGCCGGCCATCATCAGCGCGGCCGAAGTGACGGACGCCGAAGCGATCCACCCTGGCTACGGCTTCCTGTCGGAAAACGCCGACTTCGCCGAGCGCGTGGAAAAATCGGGCTTCGTCTTCATCGGCCCGCGTTCGGAATCGATCCGCCTGATGGGCGACAAGGTGACCGCCAAGCAGACCATGATCAAGGCCGGCGTGCCTTGCGTGCCGGGCTCGGAAGGCGCGTTGCCCGATGATCCGAAAGCCATCGTGCAGATCGCCCGCAAGGTCGGCTATCCGGTCATCATCAAAGCTGCCGGCGGCGGCGGCGGTCGCGGCATGCGCGTGGTGCATACCGAAGCGGCGCTGATCAACGCGGTGCAGATGACCAAGACCGAAGCCGGCACGGCCTTCGGCAATCCGGAAGTCTATATGGAGAAGTACCTGGAAAATCCACGCCACGTGGAAATCCAGATCCTCGCCGACGAACACAAAAACGCCGTCTGGCTGGGCGAACGCGACTGCTCGATGCAGCGCCGCCACCAGAAGGTGATCGAGGAAGCGCCGGCGCCCGGCATTCCACGCAAGCTGATTGAAAAAGTCGGCGAACGCTGCGCCGAAGCCTGCCGCAAGATCGGTTATCGCGGCGCCGGCACCTTTGAATTCCTGTACGAGAATGGCGAGTTCTACTTCATCGAGATGAACACCCGCGTGCAGGTGGAACACCCGGTCACCGAAATGATCACCGGCATCGACATCGTGCAGGAACAGATCCGCATCGCCGCCGGCGAGAAGCTGCGCTTCCGCCAGCGCGACGTGATGCTGTCCGGCCACGCCATCGAATGCCGCATCAACGCCGAAGACGCGTTCAAGTTCACGCCGTCGCCAGGCCGCATCACTTCCTGGCACGTGCCGGGCGGTCCCGGCGTGCGCGTCGACTCGCACGCCTATGCGGGTTATTATGTGCCACCACACTACGATTCGATGATCGGCAAGGTCATTACCTACGGCGCCACCCGCGAGCAGGCGATCCGCCGCATGCAGATCGCGCTGTCGGAAATGGTCGTCGAAGGCATTTCGACCAACATCCCGCTGCACCGCGAGCTGATGGTCGACGCCCGTTTCATCGAAGGCGGCACCAACATTCACTATCTGGAACAGAAGCTGGCAGACATGCCCGACTTGCACAAACTGAGCCTGAGCAACAAAGGTTAAACAACATGAGCTGGACTGAAATCGTCATCGAAATCGCGCGTGACCACGCCGAAGCCCTCTCCGAGGCGCTGATGGATGTGGGCGCCCTGTCGGTGTCCGTGGAAGACGCGGACGAAGGCACGGACGCGGAAAAACCGCTGTTCGGCGAGCCGGGCATGGAGCCTACCGAAGCGGCCTGGGATCACAGCCGCGTGGTGGCCCTGACCGACGAGGATGACGACCAGGCCGTGATCGTCGCGGCCGCCGCCGGCCAGATCGGCCTGGCCACCCTGCCGAAGTTCACCACCCGCAAGGTGGAGGAGCAGGACTGGGTGCGCCTGACCCAATCGCAGTTCGCGCCTATCCCGATCGGCAAGAATATCTGGGTGGTGCCGTCGTGGCACGAAGCGCCGAATCCGGACGCCTTGATCCTGGAACTGGACCCGGGCCTGGCCTTCGGCACCGGCAGCCATCCGACCACCC is a genomic window containing:
- the aroQ gene encoding type II 3-dehydroquinate dehydratase, encoding MAKNLLLLNGPNLNLLGTREPEVYGASTLADIEHAAQAQAQAAGANLSCFQSNHEGALIDRIHAARSEGVDAIVINPGGLTHTSVALRDALAGVAIPFVEVHISNIYQRESFRHHSFLSAIAIGTICGLGIEGYRFAIDFALKKR
- the accC gene encoding acetyl-CoA carboxylase biotin carboxylase subunit, which gives rise to MFEKILIANRGEIALRIQRACRELGIKTVVVHSEADKDAKYVKLADESVCIGPAPSSLSYLNMPAIISAAEVTDAEAIHPGYGFLSENADFAERVEKSGFVFIGPRSESIRLMGDKVTAKQTMIKAGVPCVPGSEGALPDDPKAIVQIARKVGYPVIIKAAGGGGGRGMRVVHTEAALINAVQMTKTEAGTAFGNPEVYMEKYLENPRHVEIQILADEHKNAVWLGERDCSMQRRHQKVIEEAPAPGIPRKLIEKVGERCAEACRKIGYRGAGTFEFLYENGEFYFIEMNTRVQVEHPVTEMITGIDIVQEQIRIAAGEKLRFRQRDVMLSGHAIECRINAEDAFKFTPSPGRITSWHVPGGPGVRVDSHAYAGYYVPPHYDSMIGKVITYGATREQAIRRMQIALSEMVVEGISTNIPLHRELMVDARFIEGGTNIHYLEQKLADMPDLHKLSLSNKG
- the mpl gene encoding UDP-N-acetylmuramate:L-alanyl-gamma-D-glutamyl-meso-diaminopimelate ligase produces the protein MGGLAVLAKEAGHRVTGCDANVYPPMSTQLEAQGIELIQGFGPEQTALNPDLYVIGNVVTRGNPLIEEIMNRGLPFVSGPQWIGDHILKDRWVLAVAGTHGKTTTSAMLTWILEDAGYAPGFLIGGVPMNFGVSARMQGRSDNHQDSIFFVIEADEYDTAFFDKRSKFVHYHAKTAILNNLEYDHADIFPDLGAIETQFHHLVRTVPGIGRVIFNGDEEPLQRVLKRGCWSEKESFGRSEGRDWTLNEHDDGSFDVIFKGETAGRVEWSLTGKHNRANALAAIAAARHVGVPVAQAAKSLATFENVKRRMEVRGVVNNITVFDDFAHHPTAIATTLGGLRQKLNNLGPAKAPRILAVLEPRSNTMKLGAMKDALPGSLAEADLVFGYGVEKTLGWSVGAVLSPLGERASAYDDIDTLVAAIAKAAQPGDQIIVMSNGGFGGIHDKILKALA
- a CDS encoding esterase codes for the protein MILYLHGFRSSPKSMKARLVRERMAALGLADHLICPQLPASPKAAMELALSLIEGVPAQALSIVGSSLGGYYATWLAERIGCRAVLLNPAIVPLQDLDQHVGVTTQFHSDEPFEFKREYIDELRALAVDRITRPERYFLIAATGDEVLDYRDMVAHYQGARQHVIDGSDHAISEFPDYLDAVLAFCGVEARA
- the accB gene encoding acetyl-CoA carboxylase biotin carboxyl carrier protein; this translates as MDLRKLKTLIDLVAESDIAELEVTEGESKVRIVKSSALPQNQMVMMQPQIPQYHAAPAGAPVAAAPAAAPAAAPEPTGHIVKSPMVGTFYRSSAPGAAAFVEVGAVVKEGDTLCIIEAMKLLNEIDADKSGTITQILVENGQPVEFGQPLFVIG
- a CDS encoding TlpA family protein disulfide reductase is translated as MNKKHLAAYAVVALAFGASGAYVGMQTKEQAPPLTATQPPGVTGPVDELFKQSMPDAKGVATPLAQYKGKAMLVNFWAPWCGPCVQEMPELSALASGEEGKKLQVIGIGIDSPTNIAEFSNKYKISYPVLVAGMSGTELSRQFGNSGGGLPYTVLIGADGQVKKTYLGRLKFDELRKDLASL